One genomic segment of Flavobacteriaceae bacterium includes these proteins:
- the cas2 gene encoding CRISPR-associated endonuclease Cas2 has translation MGTNYFSRLNQYRSMWVLVFFDLPTETKKDRKAAGNFRKKLLTDGFTMFQFSIYMRFCASRENAEVHTKRVKRSLPEYGKVGILQITDKQFGMIQLFYGKKPTALEKPAQQLELF, from the coding sequence ATGGGAACGAATTATTTTTCACGATTAAACCAATATAGAAGTATGTGGGTTTTGGTATTCTTTGACCTTCCGACGGAAACAAAAAAAGACAGAAAAGCGGCCGGGAATTTTCGAAAGAAGCTCCTGACTGACGGATTTACAATGTTTCAGTTTTCAATTTATATGCGCTTTTGCGCCAGTAGAGAAAATGCCGAAGTACATACCAAGCGAGTAAAACGAAGTTTACCGGAATATGGGAAAGTAGGAATACTACAAATTACGGATAAGCAATTTGGAATGATACAACTCTTTTACGGAAAAAAACCTACAGCATTAGAAAAACCTGCTCAACAATTAGAATTATTCTAA
- the cas1 gene encoding type II CRISPR-associated endonuclease Cas1, with product MIKRTLFFGNPTYLSTKNQQLVICYPGEEKPVKTIPIEDIGIVVIEHPQINITNGLLSKLIKNKAAVISCDEFHLPVSLQQPLVGHSEQTERMKYQLNASLPLKKNLWQQTISAKILNQANFLVKKHIPARKLFKWVTEVKSGDIENHESRAAVYYWKHIFGIDGFIRYAQGEPPNNLLNYGYAILRAITARALTGSGMLPAIGIFHRNKYNAFCLADDIMEPYRIYVDVLVDNILQSGNPYHELDTSLKTQLLKLPVTDVVIDGKKSLLMVAMSRTTNSLYDCFTGVSRKLLYPIFE from the coding sequence ATGATAAAGCGAACTTTATTTTTTGGAAACCCAACCTATTTAAGTACCAAAAATCAACAGTTGGTTATATGCTACCCCGGGGAAGAAAAACCTGTTAAAACCATTCCTATAGAAGATATTGGAATAGTAGTCATTGAACACCCGCAAATTAACATTACAAACGGGCTTTTAAGTAAACTGATCAAAAACAAAGCAGCAGTTATCAGTTGCGATGAGTTCCACTTACCTGTTAGTTTGCAGCAACCTCTGGTTGGGCATAGTGAGCAAACGGAACGTATGAAGTATCAATTAAATGCCAGTTTGCCTTTAAAAAAGAATCTTTGGCAACAAACCATTAGTGCAAAAATTTTAAATCAGGCTAATTTCCTTGTTAAGAAACACATTCCGGCCAGGAAATTATTTAAATGGGTAACTGAAGTTAAAAGCGGAGACATTGAGAATCATGAAAGTAGAGCTGCCGTGTATTATTGGAAGCATATTTTTGGAATAGACGGGTTTATCAGATATGCACAAGGCGAACCTCCAAACAATTTGCTCAATTACGGTTATGCCATTTTAAGAGCCATTACAGCCAGAGCTTTGACCGGATCGGGAATGTTACCTGCAATTGGCATATTTCATCGTAATAAATATAATGCGTTTTGTCTGGCTGATGATATTATGGAGCCTTACCGCATTTATGTGGATGTATTGGTTGACAATATTTTACAATCCGGAAATCCTTATCATGAATTGGATACATCGTTAAAAACGCAATTATTGAAATTGCCCGTTACGGATGTTGTAATTGATGGGAAGAAAAGTCTCCTGATGGTCGCTATGAGCAGAACTACCAATTCTTTATATGATTGCTTTACAGGTGTAAGCAGGAAATTGTTATATCCGATATTTGAATAA
- a CDS encoding dTDP-6-deoxy-L-hexose 3-O-methyltransferase, whose product MENYKADLNKRWDYENVFYLTCETGRLGKFLNHLEIYKKIIDLPGDVLEFGVYKGSSIVRLISFRDLLEHSSSRKVVGFDAFGKFPQDLSLKNDKDFVESFENTGGFGISKQELEFHFENKKTKNYELVEGDIKDSLPTYIKNNSSLKIALLHIDVDVYEPTKIILENLWDKIVPGGVLMIDDYGTVEGETKAVDEYFQNKSVVLNKPKYYHIPSYIIKK is encoded by the coding sequence ATGGAAAATTACAAAGCCGACTTAAATAAAAGATGGGATTATGAAAATGTATTCTACTTGACTTGTGAAACGGGTAGGTTAGGTAAGTTTTTAAATCATCTGGAGATCTATAAAAAAATAATTGACCTTCCCGGAGATGTGTTGGAGTTTGGCGTGTATAAAGGAAGCTCTATTGTTAGATTAATTTCATTCAGAGATTTATTAGAACATAGTAGTTCCAGAAAAGTTGTAGGCTTTGATGCTTTTGGAAAATTTCCTCAAGATTTATCTCTTAAAAATGATAAGGATTTTGTTGAATCTTTTGAGAATACAGGCGGGTTTGGTATTAGTAAACAAGAATTAGAATTTCATTTTGAAAATAAAAAAACCAAGAATTATGAACTTGTAGAGGGAGACATTAAAGATTCATTACCAACCTACATAAAAAATAATTCATCATTAAAAATTGCATTACTTCATATTGATGTAGATGTATATGAACCAACTAAAATAATATTAGAAAATCTTTGGGATAAAATTGTCCCGGGAGGGGTTTTAATGATCGATGATTATGGAACTGTTGAAGGTGAAACTAAGGCGGTAGATGAATATTTTCAAAATAAAAGCGTAGTATTAAATAAACCAAAATATTATCATATCCCCTCTTACATTATAAAGAAATAA
- the rplS gene encoding 50S ribosomal protein L19 — protein sequence MESLVTFVQEEFVTKKDLPEFSSGDTITVYYEIKEGNKTRTQYFKGVVIQKRGSGSSETFTIRKMSGTIGVERIFPVNLPAIQKIEVNKKGRVRRARIYYFRELTGKKARIKEKRS from the coding sequence ATGGAATCTTTAGTAACGTTTGTTCAAGAAGAATTTGTAACAAAAAAGGATTTACCGGAATTTTCCTCCGGAGATACCATTACGGTATACTATGAAATTAAAGAAGGAAACAAGACACGTACCCAGTATTTTAAAGGAGTAGTCATTCAGAAAAGAGGTAGCGGTTCGTCAGAAACATTTACTATCAGAAAAATGTCCGGTACTATAGGAGTCGAGAGAATCTTTCCCGTAAATCTACCTGCTATTCAGAAAATAGAAGTGAACAAAAAAGGCCGGGTACGCAGAGCACGTATATACTACTTTAGAGAGCTAACAGGTAAAAAAGCCAGAATTAAAGAAAAAAGGAGCTAG
- the trmD gene encoding tRNA (guanosine(37)-N1)-methyltransferase TrmD, translating to MRIDIITVALALLESPFNHSIIQRAKDKGLAEIHIHNLRDYGLGNYKQIDDTQFGGGAGMVLMIEPVSKCMDALLAKRNYDEIIYMTPDAKTLDQLTSNTLSLKENILILTGHYKGVDQRIRDSYITKEISIGDYVLTGGELAAAVLVDSVVRLIPGVINDETSALTDSFQDSLLSPPVYTRPADYKGMKVPKILLSGNFPKIEEWRSNKAHERTQQIRPDLLDE from the coding sequence ATGCGAATTGATATCATTACCGTAGCACTGGCATTACTGGAAAGTCCTTTTAATCATTCCATCATCCAACGAGCAAAAGATAAAGGGTTGGCAGAAATCCATATTCATAATTTAAGAGATTATGGGCTGGGAAATTACAAACAAATTGACGATACTCAATTTGGAGGTGGTGCCGGCATGGTTTTGATGATAGAACCCGTTTCAAAATGTATGGATGCCTTACTGGCAAAGCGAAATTATGATGAGATCATCTATATGACTCCGGACGCAAAAACATTAGATCAACTCACTTCAAATACCCTTTCCTTAAAAGAAAACATCTTAATTCTTACAGGACATTATAAAGGAGTTGACCAACGTATTCGAGACAGTTATATTACCAAAGAAATCTCTATTGGCGACTATGTGCTGACAGGTGGCGAATTGGCTGCTGCGGTTTTGGTTGACAGTGTGGTACGGCTGATTCCGGGAGTCATCAATGACGAAACCTCTGCGCTTACAGATTCTTTTCAAGACAGTTTATTGTCGCCCCCCGTATATACAAGACCTGCAGATTATAAGGGTATGAAAGTTCCTAAAATCTTATTGTCGGGAAATTTCCCTAAAATTGAAGAATGGCGCTCAAACAAAGCACATGAACGAACACAACAAATAAGACCGGATCTGCTAGATGAATAA
- a CDS encoding sulfatase-like hydrolase/transferase: protein METIIKILKYLFELRIEIINLLLLFMIGFCICSILTSKKLRVFIGFLWSVFLSLQLISLYFVNTFIGYQFYVHFNVRDITAMLGVYNLQIIVLSFIFFTIFFLFYDSKKLIRFFIRKTLRFKKIHAAVSFKFIFIFISVLSLYFMSSKGGIIHTSAELISMLTVKEQEIHTTLNKLGITAYTFPKDLEVKKGKNIIVLSLESLERGYLEGSLSHLTPNLNALKKKWNYYPMEQNSGSGWTSGSLYTYLTGFPAHFGIHGNDIFQKAYHSNITGISHIFQKAGYKMTYISSSDAEFSGTQELLHTFQIKRVIDQSFLGEKFRDKDLFEEAKKQIRHHTSINEPYVLFLATVDTHFPNGIYDERMEKYISPKATDLQFMVASLDYMIEDFINYLEQENLLSDTVIYIFPDHLKMGSPVIFDDHSKRGLYILTNADGKSLTKTDNLYQMDLPNIILDGANISHNASFLADYISGNKSLFIKDHIQELTALNIAGIKRFHASQFTPLKISKNYEYYKKDTTRYIAHAGGKIGNYTYTNALEALNSSYQNGLRLFELDIIKTKDQKFVAAHDWDHWAEITNYKGSLPVTESEFLKHPLRGKYTPMNMERINKWFLEHPDAILVTDKINTPKEFSEQFTDKKRLMMELFSWEAVKEGIAAGIKPVVSQSVLENLGSGAVEKLKKNNIRHIAVSRTFIAGNMDVLKRLKAHNIKVYAYHLNFSPGKDEKYVTKYEMDAIYGVYADTWSFNEP from the coding sequence ATGGAGACCATTATCAAAATACTTAAGTACCTGTTCGAATTGCGAATAGAAATCATAAACCTGCTGTTGCTTTTCATGATAGGGTTCTGCATCTGTAGCATATTAACATCTAAAAAGCTCAGGGTTTTTATTGGATTTTTATGGAGTGTATTTCTCTCGTTACAGCTGATTTCACTGTATTTTGTAAACACTTTTATAGGCTATCAGTTTTATGTACATTTTAATGTAAGAGATATTACTGCAATGCTGGGAGTCTACAACCTGCAAATTATTGTTTTGTCCTTTATTTTTTTCACCATTTTTTTTCTTTTTTATGATTCAAAAAAACTTATTCGATTCTTTATTCGAAAAACGCTTAGGTTCAAAAAAATACACGCAGCCGTCAGTTTTAAATTCATTTTTATTTTTATATCCGTTCTTTCTTTGTATTTTATGAGTAGTAAAGGAGGAATTATTCATACCAGCGCAGAACTCATTTCCATGCTTACCGTGAAAGAACAAGAAATACATACCACACTAAATAAACTCGGAATTACCGCATATACCTTTCCTAAAGATTTGGAAGTAAAAAAAGGTAAAAATATCATTGTACTTTCATTAGAGTCATTAGAGAGAGGTTATTTGGAAGGAAGCTTGTCACATCTTACTCCAAACCTTAATGCATTAAAGAAAAAATGGAATTATTATCCTATGGAACAAAACTCGGGAAGCGGATGGACCAGTGGTTCCTTATATACATACCTGACAGGATTTCCTGCCCATTTCGGCATTCACGGAAATGATATATTCCAAAAGGCATATCATTCGAATATTACGGGAATCAGTCATATTTTTCAAAAAGCAGGATATAAAATGACTTATATATCTTCTTCTGATGCCGAATTTTCAGGGACACAGGAATTGCTACATACGTTTCAAATCAAGCGAGTGATAGATCAATCTTTCCTGGGGGAAAAATTCAGAGATAAAGATTTGTTTGAAGAAGCTAAAAAACAAATCCGACATCACACTTCTATTAACGAACCATATGTACTTTTTTTAGCTACCGTAGATACCCATTTTCCAAATGGAATTTATGATGAGCGTATGGAAAAATACATTTCTCCAAAAGCAACAGATTTGCAATTTATGGTGGCTTCGTTAGATTATATGATTGAAGATTTTATTAACTACCTGGAACAAGAAAACCTGCTGTCTGACACTGTAATCTATATTTTTCCGGATCATCTGAAAATGGGCAGCCCTGTTATTTTTGACGATCACAGCAAAAGAGGGCTTTATATACTTACTAATGCAGATGGCAAAAGCCTTACAAAAACGGACAATCTTTACCAAATGGATTTACCGAATATTATTTTGGACGGAGCAAACATATCACACAATGCCAGCTTTTTAGCAGACTATATCTCAGGGAATAAATCCCTGTTCATAAAAGATCACATTCAAGAATTAACTGCATTAAACATTGCCGGAATAAAACGATTTCACGCTTCTCAATTCACCCCGTTAAAAATCAGTAAAAACTATGAGTACTATAAAAAAGATACCACAAGATATATAGCACATGCCGGAGGGAAAATTGGAAATTACACCTATACAAACGCTTTGGAAGCTTTAAACAGTAGTTATCAAAACGGCTTGCGCCTTTTTGAATTGGATATCATTAAAACAAAAGATCAAAAATTTGTAGCTGCTCACGATTGGGATCATTGGGCAGAAATCACAAACTATAAAGGCAGTCTTCCTGTTACGGAAAGTGAATTTTTAAAACATCCTCTCAGGGGGAAATACACCCCGATGAATATGGAGCGTATCAATAAATGGTTTTTAGAACACCCCGACGCTATTTTGGTAACTGATAAAATAAATACGCCCAAAGAATTTTCCGAACAATTTACGGATAAAAAAAGATTAATGATGGAGCTTTTTAGTTGGGAGGCCGTTAAGGAAGGTATAGCCGCAGGCATAAAACCTGTTGTGTCACAAAGTGTGTTAGAAAATTTAGGAAGTGGTGCAGTTGAAAAACTCAAAAAAAATAATATCCGTCATATAGCGGTTTCACGGACTTTTATTGCCGGAAATATGGATGTATTAAAAAGATTGAAAGCCCATAACATCAAAGTATATGCATATCATTTGAATTTCAGCCCCGGAAAAGATGAAAAATACGTCACAAAATATGAAATGGATGCCATCTATGGAGTTTATGCAGATACCTGGTCTTTTAACGAACCTTAA
- the prmC gene encoding peptide chain release factor N(5)-glutamine methyltransferase, which produces MILRDYRKKFSESLRHIYPSTEIDTFFFLLTENYLGLQRIDTSLRPDFQINNKQLNTLNNALKRLQKENPVQYIVGKTHFYGFPFLVNRQVLIPRPETEELVEWVIHEVESGTSESQKAESWKVESEKRTGKNMSVLDIGTGSGCIAITLKKHLPNAAVSAIDISKEAIITATKNAKLNDVYIHFLVSDILTTRELPEKYDIMISNPPYVRISEMEKMKNNVLQNEPHLALFVANDNPLLFYDKIADLAICHLSESGILYFEINQYLGKEIIELLKEKGFSTIVLRKDIFGNDRMIKAIV; this is translated from the coding sequence ATGATTTTAAGAGATTACAGAAAAAAATTCTCCGAATCATTACGCCACATATATCCGTCAACGGAAATTGACACTTTTTTCTTTTTATTGACAGAAAATTATTTGGGATTACAACGAATTGACACAAGTCTCCGGCCTGATTTTCAAATAAATAACAAGCAACTAAATACATTAAATAATGCACTGAAAAGATTACAAAAAGAAAATCCTGTTCAGTATATTGTAGGCAAAACACATTTTTACGGATTCCCTTTTTTGGTCAACAGACAGGTATTGATTCCAAGGCCTGAAACTGAAGAATTGGTTGAATGGGTAATCCATGAGGTTGAAAGCGGAACGTCAGAAAGTCAGAAAGCAGAAAGTTGGAAAGTGGAAAGTGAAAAAAGAACAGGTAAGAATATGTCTGTTCTGGATATCGGAACCGGAAGCGGCTGTATTGCCATTACATTAAAAAAACACTTACCAAATGCTGCCGTTTCTGCCATTGATATTTCCAAAGAAGCCATTATCACCGCTACAAAAAATGCAAAATTAAACGATGTTTACATTCATTTTTTAGTATCGGATATTCTGACGACCCGGGAGCTTCCCGAAAAATACGATATTATGATTTCAAACCCTCCTTATGTGAGAATCTCGGAAATGGAAAAAATGAAAAATAATGTATTGCAAAATGAACCTCATCTCGCCTTATTTGTTGCCAATGATAATCCGCTCCTTTTTTATGATAAAATTGCGGATTTGGCAATATGTCATTTATCTGAAAGCGGAATTTTGTATTTTGAAATTAATCAATACTTAGGAAAAGAAATTATTGAATTACTAAAAGAAAAAGGTTTTTCAACCATAGTGCTGCGCAAAGATATATTTGGAAATGACAGGATGATAAAAGCTATTGTATGA
- a CDS encoding GNAT family N-acetyltransferase, producing MTPEAYIIREIKLEDNRQIAAVIRQVLIEMGVPKVGTAYEDTSLDDMFEAYTIDRAAYFVIVHNDTIIGGCGIAQLDDFGSNTCELQKMYFLPEARGKGLGAKMIAICLTKAKDFGFEQCYLETMPYMKAAQKLYKKNGFAFIDGPMGNTGHYSCNVWMIKQL from the coding sequence ATGACACCTGAAGCCTATATTATCAGAGAAATTAAGCTTGAAGATAATCGCCAAATAGCTGCGGTAATTAGACAAGTTCTAATAGAAATGGGGGTTCCCAAAGTAGGTACGGCATATGAAGATACATCATTGGATGATATGTTTGAAGCCTATACTATCGATAGGGCAGCATATTTTGTTATCGTTCATAATGACACCATTATAGGAGGCTGTGGAATTGCACAGCTCGATGATTTTGGCAGCAATACCTGTGAATTACAGAAAATGTATTTCTTACCGGAAGCAAGAGGAAAGGGATTGGGAGCCAAAATGATTGCTATCTGCCTGACGAAAGCAAAAGATTTTGGTTTTGAGCAGTGTTACCTGGAGACCATGCCATATATGAAAGCCGCACAGAAATTATATAAAAAAAACGGCTTTGCTTTTATAGATGGCCCCATGGGAAATACAGGGCATTATTCTTGCAATGTCTGGATGATTAAACAGTTATGA